The following proteins are co-located in the Micromonospora viridifaciens genome:
- a CDS encoding class I SAM-dependent methyltransferase: MAEITGDQRVQSEVLEGLATAVNHRRWFVELAVPYLGDNPIEIGSGLGDYALEWSQHLPRITATEADPDRLVRLKERLADHPTIEVRQMLLPHPERGDYSAAVSYNVLEHIEDHVGALRSMRDLVRPGGAVIIIVPAFQFAMSPADIATGHVRRYTKKTLAAAMTEAGLTVEKIHYANALGLIGYFMATKVFRLMPKEGPMVKIYDTLVLPATKAAEQRLRPPFGQSVFAVARVPG; the protein is encoded by the coding sequence ATGGCAGAAATCACTGGGGATCAGCGCGTCCAGTCGGAGGTGCTCGAAGGCCTGGCGACGGCGGTCAACCATCGCAGATGGTTCGTCGAGCTGGCGGTGCCCTACCTCGGTGACAACCCGATCGAGATCGGCAGCGGCCTGGGGGACTACGCGCTGGAGTGGTCGCAGCACCTGCCCCGGATCACCGCCACCGAGGCGGATCCGGACCGGCTGGTCCGGCTCAAGGAGCGGCTGGCCGACCACCCCACCATCGAGGTCCGGCAGATGCTGCTGCCGCACCCCGAGCGCGGCGACTACAGCGCGGCCGTGTCGTACAACGTGCTGGAGCACATCGAGGACCACGTGGGCGCGCTGCGCAGCATGCGCGACCTGGTCCGGCCCGGCGGGGCAGTAATCATCATCGTGCCGGCGTTCCAGTTCGCCATGAGCCCGGCGGACATCGCCACCGGCCACGTCCGGCGCTACACGAAGAAGACCCTCGCCGCCGCGATGACCGAGGCCGGCCTCACCGTGGAGAAGATCCACTACGCCAACGCGCTCGGCCTGATCGGCTACTTCATGGCCACCAAGGTCTTCCGGCTGATGCCGAAGGAGGGCCCGATGGTGAAGATCTACGACACCCTGGTCCTGCCCGCCACCAAGGCGGCCGAGCAGCGGCTGCGCCCGCCGTTCGGCCAGTCCGTCTTCGCGGTCGCCCGCGTACCCGGCTGA
- a CDS encoding AAA family ATPase produces MWDKPSVVLITGIMAAGKSTVAELLARRLPRSVHLRGDVFRRMVVNGRAEMTARLSDEAWRQLRLRYGLAATAADRYAAEGFTVVLQDIVIGAELPAMIDRIRHRPLAVVVLAPRAEVVAVRERDRPKQGYGDWPVADLDAGFRAETPRIGLWLDTSAQTPDETVDEILARAWRDGRIG; encoded by the coding sequence GTGTGGGACAAACCGTCGGTCGTGCTGATCACGGGAATCATGGCAGCAGGCAAGTCCACTGTGGCCGAGCTGCTGGCCCGGCGGCTGCCCCGCTCGGTGCATCTGCGCGGTGACGTGTTCCGGCGGATGGTGGTGAACGGCCGCGCGGAGATGACCGCCCGGCTCTCGGACGAGGCGTGGCGGCAGCTCCGGCTCCGCTACGGCCTGGCCGCCACGGCGGCCGACCGGTACGCCGCCGAGGGTTTCACCGTCGTACTCCAGGACATCGTGATCGGCGCCGAGCTGCCGGCGATGATCGACCGGATCCGGCACCGGCCGCTCGCGGTGGTGGTGCTCGCGCCCCGCGCGGAGGTGGTCGCCGTCCGCGAGCGGGACCGGCCCAAGCAGGGGTACGGGGACTGGCCCGTGGCCGACCTGGACGCCGGGTTCCGGGCCGAGACGCCCCGGATCGGGCTCTGGCTGGACACCTCGGCGCAGACGCCGGACGAGACGGTGGACGAGATTCTGGCTCGGGCGTGGCGGGACGGGCGGATCGGGTAA
- a CDS encoding NAD(P)H-quinone oxidoreductase, whose amino-acid sequence MHAITIPKPGGPEALVWSEVPDPEPGPGEVVVEVSASAVNRADLLQRQGQYPPPPGAPAYPGLECSGVVAALGPGVTGWQVGDEVCALLAGGGYAERVAVPAGQLLPVPAGVDLVDAAALPEVACTVWSNVVQLARLAEGETLLVHGGGSGIGTFAIQLGVALGATVVVTARAAKHDRLRELGAAHTIDYREQDFVEELRRVTDDRGADVILDIMGAAYLARNVAALATGGRLVVIGMQGGRKGELDLGMLLAKRGTIHATALRSRPLPEKAEIVRGVREQVWPLVEAGTVRPVVHARAKLADAADAHRLIETSDHLGKVLLVR is encoded by the coding sequence ATGCACGCGATCACGATTCCGAAACCCGGCGGACCCGAGGCCCTCGTCTGGTCGGAGGTGCCCGACCCGGAGCCGGGCCCCGGCGAGGTGGTCGTCGAGGTGTCGGCGAGCGCGGTGAACCGGGCCGATCTGCTGCAACGGCAGGGGCAGTACCCGCCGCCGCCGGGCGCGCCGGCGTACCCGGGGTTGGAGTGCTCCGGCGTGGTCGCCGCGCTCGGCCCCGGCGTGACCGGCTGGCAGGTCGGCGACGAGGTCTGCGCGCTGCTGGCCGGCGGCGGGTACGCCGAGCGGGTGGCCGTGCCGGCCGGGCAGTTGCTGCCGGTGCCGGCCGGCGTGGACCTGGTCGACGCGGCGGCGCTGCCGGAGGTGGCCTGCACGGTCTGGTCGAACGTGGTCCAGCTCGCCCGGCTGGCCGAGGGCGAGACCCTGCTGGTGCACGGCGGGGGCAGCGGCATCGGCACTTTCGCCATCCAGCTCGGTGTGGCCCTCGGCGCGACGGTCGTGGTGACCGCCCGCGCGGCGAAGCACGACCGGCTGCGCGAGCTGGGCGCCGCGCACACCATCGACTACCGGGAACAGGACTTCGTCGAGGAGCTCCGCCGGGTGACCGACGACCGGGGCGCGGACGTCATCCTGGACATCATGGGTGCCGCGTACCTGGCCCGGAACGTGGCGGCGCTGGCCACCGGCGGACGGCTCGTGGTCATCGGCATGCAGGGCGGCCGCAAGGGCGAGCTGGACCTGGGCATGCTGTTGGCGAAGCGGGGCACGATCCACGCGACGGCGCTGCGTTCCCGCCCGCTGCCCGAGAAGGCGGAGATCGTCCGGGGCGTACGCGAGCAGGTGTGGCCGCTGGTCGAGGCGGGGACGGTCCGGCCGGTGGTGCACGCCCGGGCGAAGCTGGCCGACGCTGCCGACGCGCACCGCCTGATCGAGACGAGCGACCACCTGGGCAAGGTGCTGCTGGTCCGGTGA
- a CDS encoding YbhB/YbcL family Raf kinase inhibitor-like protein yields the protein MTLERPIAPDPYELLPTVPSFTLTSDDVRNGEPMDARHAHGSAGGENVSPQLSWSGFPDETRGFVVTCFDPDAPTGSGFWHWVLVNLPKSVTELPSGVKESDLDGAFSIRNDYSDTGYGGAAPPPGDRPHRYVFAVHALDVDRLDVGPDASPAFVGFNLAFHTLARAVIRPTYQIAG from the coding sequence ATGACCCTGGAACGACCGATCGCCCCGGACCCGTACGAGCTGCTGCCGACGGTGCCGTCGTTCACGCTGACCAGCGACGACGTGCGTAACGGCGAGCCGATGGACGCCCGGCACGCGCACGGCAGCGCCGGCGGCGAGAACGTCTCCCCGCAGCTGTCCTGGTCCGGCTTCCCCGACGAGACCAGGGGCTTCGTGGTGACCTGCTTCGACCCGGACGCCCCGACCGGCAGCGGCTTCTGGCACTGGGTGCTGGTGAACCTGCCCAAGTCGGTGACCGAGCTGCCCAGCGGGGTGAAGGAGAGCGACCTCGACGGCGCCTTCAGCATCCGCAACGACTACAGCGACACCGGCTACGGCGGGGCCGCGCCGCCGCCCGGCGACCGCCCGCACCGCTACGTCTTCGCCGTGCACGCGCTGGACGTGGACCGCCTCGACGTCGGCCCGGACGCCAGCCCGGCCTTCGTCGGCTTCAACCTGGCGTTCCACACCCTGGCTCGGGCGGTCATCCGCCCGACGTACCAGATCGCCGGCTGA
- a CDS encoding winged helix-turn-helix domain-containing protein, with amino-acid sequence MPIEPIYTRIVADIKGRIASGELKPGDKLPSVAELRAQYGASNTAIRNAMLVLRSEGLVQGHQGKGVYIRQTG; translated from the coding sequence ATGCCTATCGAGCCGATCTACACCCGCATCGTCGCCGACATCAAGGGCCGCATCGCCTCCGGCGAGCTCAAGCCCGGGGACAAGCTGCCGTCGGTCGCCGAGCTGCGCGCCCAGTACGGGGCCAGCAACACCGCCATCCGCAACGCCATGCTGGTGCTGCGCAGCGAGGGCCTGGTCCAGGGGCACCAGGGCAAGGGCGTCTACATCCGCCAGACAGGCTAG
- a CDS encoding glycosyltransferase family protein, with product MTTPGSDAAPGGAGEDGPDEGGRPERGRWIDAAAVLSFVLLGFWVTARLWADPSAGVRDNRTDQAQFQWMMAHGARVVTDFAYPFTSDRMNVPDGVNLMANTSVLSISLPMMPVTVLFGPRTAFLVFLTGGLIATGAAWYFLLSRVLIRSRGPAWLGAGFCAFAPAMVSHANAHPNIVSQFVVPLIIWRTLRLTEPGRWLRNGLLLGLVIVWQAFLNLEILLMAAIGLGVVVLAVAIGRPESRRAARPFGAGLGVAAVVAGVLLAYPLYVQLFGPGAYHGLSRLIRGYRTDLASFVAWSRESLAGDARSSAHLVKNATEENAFFGWPLTVLVVALVWWLRRNVVVLGLAAVGIVFALFSLGREVRFDGRDTGIPGPWAALEKLPILHSVVPTRWSLALTPIIGILLALGAEHTRRLARRHPAARRQIRFVTAAVLAMALLPLLPTPLPAARLDPIPAFVTSGAWRPYVAGGHSVATLPLPDTDYADPLRWAAETRLDMPLARGYFLYPDTRPGAGRVALFTAPPRPTSTYFIKIRRTGGVPPITPQDRVAAVDDLRYWRAGAVILDPRLRQADALRQGMTELTGVEPVFIGGMWVWDVRPLVD from the coding sequence ATGACTACTCCTGGATCGGATGCCGCCCCAGGTGGTGCCGGCGAGGACGGGCCCGACGAGGGTGGGCGACCGGAGCGGGGAAGGTGGATCGATGCCGCCGCCGTGCTCAGTTTCGTGCTGCTCGGCTTCTGGGTGACCGCTCGCTTGTGGGCCGACCCGTCGGCGGGCGTACGGGACAACCGCACCGATCAGGCGCAATTCCAGTGGATGATGGCGCACGGTGCCCGGGTGGTGACTGATTTCGCTTATCCGTTCACCTCGGACCGGATGAACGTCCCGGACGGCGTCAATTTGATGGCAAATACGTCGGTATTATCCATTTCCCTGCCAATGATGCCGGTCACCGTGCTGTTCGGGCCGCGTACCGCATTTCTGGTCTTCCTCACCGGTGGGCTGATCGCCACCGGCGCGGCCTGGTATTTCCTGCTCTCCCGGGTGCTGATCCGCAGCCGCGGACCGGCCTGGCTCGGGGCGGGCTTCTGCGCCTTCGCCCCGGCGATGGTGTCGCACGCCAACGCGCACCCCAACATCGTCAGCCAGTTCGTGGTGCCCCTGATCATCTGGCGGACGCTGCGCCTGACCGAGCCCGGGCGCTGGCTGCGCAACGGCCTGCTGCTCGGCCTGGTGATCGTCTGGCAGGCCTTCCTCAACCTGGAGATCCTGCTGATGGCGGCGATCGGGCTGGGCGTGGTGGTGCTCGCCGTCGCCATCGGGCGGCCCGAGTCGCGCCGGGCGGCCCGGCCGTTCGGCGCCGGGCTCGGCGTGGCCGCCGTCGTGGCCGGGGTGCTGCTGGCGTACCCGCTCTACGTGCAGTTGTTCGGGCCCGGCGCGTACCACGGGCTCTCCCGGCTGATCCGGGGCTACCGCACCGATCTCGCCTCGTTCGTCGCCTGGTCCCGGGAGTCGCTCGCCGGTGACGCCCGGAGCAGTGCCCACCTCGTCAAGAACGCGACCGAGGAGAACGCCTTCTTCGGCTGGCCGCTCACCGTTCTGGTGGTCGCGCTGGTGTGGTGGCTGCGCCGGAACGTCGTCGTCCTCGGCCTGGCCGCGGTCGGCATCGTCTTCGCCCTCTTCTCCCTCGGTCGGGAGGTCCGGTTCGACGGGCGGGACACCGGCATCCCGGGCCCGTGGGCCGCCCTGGAGAAACTGCCCATCCTGCACTCGGTGGTGCCCACCCGCTGGTCGCTGGCGCTCACTCCGATCATCGGCATCCTGCTCGCGCTCGGCGCCGAACACACCCGCCGGCTGGCCCGGCGTCATCCCGCCGCGCGTCGGCAGATCCGGTTCGTCACCGCCGCCGTGCTGGCCATGGCGCTGCTGCCGCTGCTGCCCACCCCGCTGCCCGCGGCACGGCTCGACCCGATCCCGGCGTTCGTGACCTCCGGCGCCTGGCGGCCGTACGTGGCCGGCGGGCACAGCGTGGCCACCCTGCCGCTGCCGGACACCGACTACGCCGACCCGCTGCGCTGGGCCGCCGAGACCCGCCTCGACATGCCGCTGGCCCGGGGCTACTTCCTCTACCCGGACACCCGGCCCGGGGCCGGCCGGGTGGCGCTGTTCACCGCCCCGCCTCGCCCCACCAGCACCTACTTCATCAAGATCCGCCGCACCGGCGGGGTGCCGCCGATCACGCCGCAGGACCGGGTGGCCGCGGTGGACGACCTGCGCTACTGGCGGGCCGGGGCGGTGATCCTCGACCCCCGGCTGCGGCAGGCCGACGCGCTGCGCCAGGGGATGACCGAGCTGACCGGCGTCGAGCCGGTGTTCATCGGCGGAATGTGGGTCTGGGACGTCCGCCCGCTGGTCGACTGA
- a CDS encoding ferric iron reductase, translating into MPRRDARTPFAPVTAALRAMFGTDDLPGLAPGLLVTGEEARWAPAARLVDGTLLPELLRAAARQWGGTPHACAALAWKSYSYWTALPVVLGWASARRVPLLDPADVLLHFEDPHRLFTLGLRSSTTVAMLPGDPLALAGTADARVVADEAALLDALRASLLDAHFAPLIAAIQAEVRIGTRTLLGSVASGIAHGILRASDALPGSSTQSIGTLLDALDLSDLVELVPGPAGEPTVQRRTCCLAFTLPRPKICQGCCVRPA; encoded by the coding sequence ATGCCGAGGCGGGACGCCCGCACACCGTTCGCCCCGGTCACCGCGGCCCTGCGCGCCATGTTCGGCACCGACGACCTGCCCGGGCTCGCACCCGGCCTGCTGGTCACCGGCGAGGAGGCCCGCTGGGCGCCGGCGGCCCGGCTGGTCGACGGGACGTTGCTGCCCGAGCTCCTGCGTGCCGCAGCCCGGCAGTGGGGCGGCACCCCGCACGCCTGCGCCGCGCTGGCCTGGAAGTCGTACAGCTACTGGACGGCGCTGCCGGTGGTGCTCGGCTGGGCCTCGGCCCGGCGGGTGCCGCTGCTCGACCCGGCCGACGTGCTGCTCCACTTCGAGGATCCCCACCGGCTGTTCACCCTGGGCCTGCGCAGCTCGACGACGGTCGCCATGCTGCCCGGCGACCCGCTGGCGCTGGCCGGCACCGCGGACGCACGGGTGGTCGCCGACGAGGCCGCGCTGCTCGACGCGCTGCGTGCCTCGCTGCTCGACGCCCACTTCGCCCCGCTGATCGCCGCCATCCAGGCCGAGGTCCGGATCGGCACGCGTACGCTGCTGGGCTCGGTCGCCTCCGGCATCGCGCACGGCATCCTGCGTGCCTCGGACGCGCTGCCCGGCTCCTCCACGCAGAGCATCGGCACGCTGCTCGACGCGCTCGACCTCAGCGACCTGGTGGAGCTGGTGCCCGGCCCAGCCGGCGAGCCGACCGTGCAGCGGCGCACCTGCTGCCTGGCCTTCACCCTGCCGCGGCCGAAGATCTGCCAGGGCTGCTGCGTCCGCCCTGCCTGA
- a CDS encoding TRADD-N-associated membrane domain-containing protein yields the protein MVEALGIPSVDSPRNPDPDPEPEPDSNAEQRLGNARVDADSRSNYSSGEYHQNVTVNIDNGNTLSGLAELTRSQSDGNARLIIKYYAQGHRQASVSFTLSMIFAVAGFAIAVLAVVIYILKPSSLAGSVATAAVGAVTELVSVLFFRRADRGRDLMMELVDKLRDDREREARFIGALSVIEKVDSPAMKDALRAAAVLRFTESPVSAGDLATLASSVDGLAEAGRAPSVHVHGFGGLPELRAVNPDSHRGDTHSSTGAGGGQDDERDPHIMNPAATLAEPNGQGQRRTSPHSPSSAD from the coding sequence ATGGTGGAAGCTCTCGGTATTCCGTCGGTTGATTCACCGCGAAATCCCGATCCCGATCCCGAGCCTGAGCCTGACAGTAATGCCGAACAGCGTTTGGGGAATGCCCGGGTCGACGCGGATAGCCGATCGAATTACTCTAGTGGTGAATACCATCAGAACGTCACAGTCAATATTGACAACGGCAACACGCTTTCGGGCTTGGCGGAGCTTACGCGTAGTCAGTCAGACGGTAACGCGCGACTCATAATAAAATATTACGCGCAGGGGCACAGGCAGGCCTCTGTTAGCTTCACACTAAGCATGATCTTCGCTGTTGCTGGCTTCGCTATCGCTGTCCTGGCAGTCGTCATCTACATCCTGAAGCCATCAAGCCTGGCAGGCTCCGTCGCAACAGCGGCAGTCGGGGCAGTCACGGAACTGGTTAGCGTCCTGTTCTTCCGGCGCGCCGACAGGGGCAGAGACCTGATGATGGAGCTGGTGGACAAGTTGCGTGACGACCGGGAGAGGGAAGCGCGATTCATCGGGGCATTGTCTGTGATTGAGAAAGTTGACAGCCCGGCTATGAAGGATGCATTGCGGGCTGCCGCGGTGCTCAGGTTCACGGAATCGCCGGTAAGTGCCGGGGACCTGGCGACTCTCGCGAGTTCGGTAGACGGATTGGCTGAAGCCGGCCGAGCGCCCAGCGTGCACGTCCACGGTTTCGGCGGGCTCCCAGAATTGCGTGCCGTGAATCCCGATAGCCATCGGGGAGACACTCATTCCAGCACGGGCGCGGGCGGCGGGCAGGACGACGAGCGCGATCCGCACATCATGAATCCAGCAGCTACCCTTGCCGAACCGAACGGTCAGGGACAGCGGCGCACCTCGCCGCATTCGCCCAGTTCGGCGGACTAA